The following coding sequences are from one Haliotis asinina isolate JCU_RB_2024 chromosome 3, JCU_Hal_asi_v2, whole genome shotgun sequence window:
- the LOC137278534 gene encoding tyrosyl-DNA phosphodiesterase 2-like, translating to MSDSEADSDVDEKNIPPREECEERCQMFAQVTGTDTALAMFYLQDREWNLEMALNAYFTETGSEPKIPIPSSKVGTNTDSKAPTVTAGGEGPDPEPHRIRLLSWNLDGLDTGSIKARTQAVCDIINKENPHIVFLQEVTPLTLPMLENGCSMYQVIPAGDIHYFTAVMLRVGHVVYEDSSVTPFHSSKMLRNLSTVKCRVKGIQFQVMTSHLESTAAHSEERKRQLVQAFEAMKCADPARTVIFGGDTNLRDKEMAQVGGIPEDIYDIWEITGQRPEAKFTWDMRRNDNHEYPGYKSFLRFDRLYVRHCKPRPQVTPVYFELTGLSRLPNQRFPSDHWGILAHFDISGVTKPT from the exons ATGTCTGACAGCGAGGCTGACAGTGATGTTGATGAGAAGAATATCCCTCCTAGGGAGGAGTGTGAGGAGAGGTGTCAGATGTTTGCCCAGGTGACAGGCACCGATACTGCTCTTGCCATGTTTTATCTTCAAGACAGGGAATGGAATTTGGAG ATGGCATTGAATGCTTATTTCACTGAGACAGGGTCTGAACCAAAGATACCAATTCCAAGCAGCAAAGTTGGCACCAACACAGACAGCAAAGCACCAACTGTCACAGCTGGGGG GGAAGGGCCTGACCCTGAACCCCACCGCATCCGCCTCTTGTCCTGGAACTTGGATGGCCTAGACACAGGGAGTATCAAAGCAAGGACGCAGGCtgtttgtgacatcatcaataA GGAGAATCCCCACATAGTGTTCCTCCAGGAAGTGACCCCCCTCACCCTCCCAATGCTGGAGAATGGGTGCAGCATGTACCAGGTGATTCCAGCGGGAGACATCCACTACTTCACTGCTGTAATGCTCCGTGTTGGACATGTAGTGTATGAGGACAGTTCAGTTACACCTTTCCACAGCAGCAAGATGTTGAGAAACCTTTCAACTGTTAAA TGTCGTGTGAAAGGCATCCAATTCCAAGTGATGACGTCACACCTAGAAAGTACTGCTGCCCACAGCGAAGAGAGGAAGAGACAGTTAGTGCAGGCATTTGAGGCAATGAAATGTGCCGATCCTGCCAGAACTGTTATATTTGGCGGTGATACCAACTTGAGAGACAAGGAG ATGGCCCAGGTGGGAGGTATTCCAGAAGATATCTATGACATATGGGAGATAACCGGCCAGCGACCAGAGGCCAAGTTCACGTGGGACATGAGGAGAAATGACAACCATGAATATCCAGGATACAAATCATTCCTGCGATTTGACCGACTCTATGTCCGCCATTGTAAACCCAGACCGCAAGTGACCCCTGTGTACTTTGAACTGACTGGCCTCTCTCGCCTCCCAAACCAGAGGTTCCCCAGTGATCACTGGGGGATTCTGGCTCACTTTGACATCAGTGGTGTCACTAAACCAACCTGA
- the LOC137278540 gene encoding cathepsin B-like, which translates to MKSLLVVCCFAVVAMAAPEYYMDIDTMIVTINSMQKSWKAGRNFHPSLPHSYFKRMLGVKDINGESQRLNNMLPKKKHDLSMISLPENFDSRDAWPNCPSLKEVRDQSNCGSCWAFGAVEAMTDRICIFSNGTKNFHISAEDLLTCCTSCGDGCNGGFPSAAWNYFGDTGIVTGGQYGSKKGCQPYQLPHCDHHVPGKYQPCTGDSETPKCEKRCQPYYNITYENDKHYGSRTYAVREVEQIMAEIYKNGPVEAAFTVYSDFPTYKSGVYSHTSGEELGGHAIKILGWGVENGEQYWLVANSWNADWGDHGFFKIRRGTDECGIESQVVAGDPRL; encoded by the exons ATGAAGAGTCTTCTGGTTGTGTGTTGCTTTGCCGTGGTTGCCATGGCAGCGCCCGAATATTATATGGACATAGACACTATGATTGTCACAATCAACTCTATGCAGAAATCTTGGAAG GCTGGTAGAAACTTCCATCCTTCTCTACCCCACTCATACTTCAAGCGTATGTTGGGAGTTAAGGACATCAATGGTGAGAGTCAGAGACTCAACAATATGTTGCCCAAGAAGAAACATGACCTGTCCATGATCAGTCTGCCAGAGAACTTTGACAGTCGTGATGCGTGGCCCAACTGCCCATCCCTGAAGGAAGTCCGTGATCAGTCCAACTGTGGTTCCTGCTGG GCTTTTGGTGCCGTTGAGGCAATGACTGACAGAATATGCATCTTTTCAAATGGGACGAAGAATTTCCACATCTCAGCAGAGGACCTGTTGACTTGCTGCACGTCATGTGGAGATGG ATGCAATGGTGGGTTTCCATCAGCAGCATGGAACTACTTCGGCGACACAGGCATCGTCACTGGCGGTCAGTACGGCTCAAAAAAG GGATGCCAACCATACCAGCTTCCCCACTGCGACCACCATGTTCCTGGCAAGTACCAGCCCTGCACTGGAGACTCCGAGACACCCAAGTGTGAGAAGAGGTGTCAGCCATACTACAATATCACCtatgaaaatgacaaacacTATG GATCCCGAACATACGCGGTGCGTGAGGTGGAACAGATCATGGCCGAGATCTACAAGAACGGACCAGTGGAGGCAGCTTTCACTGTGTACAGTGATTTCCCCACATACAAATCGG GTGTGTACAGCCACACCTCCGGCGAGGAACTTGGAGGCCATGCTATAAAGATCCTGGGCTGGGGTGTTGAGAACGGAGAACAGTACTGGCTGGTAGCTAACTCCTGGAACGCCGACTGGGGAGATCATG gatTCTTTAAGATCAGGAGAGGTACTGATGAATGTGGCATTGAGTCCCAGGTTGTCGCTGGAGACCCCAGACTATAA